In a single window of the Flavobacterium sp. W4I14 genome:
- a CDS encoding large subunit ribosomal protein L15 (product_source=KO:K02876; cath_funfam=3.100.10.10; cog=COG0200; ko=KO:K02876; pfam=PF00828; superfamily=52080; tigrfam=TIGR01071): MYLFSESEGQHKFKKMNLSNLKPAVGSTKNSKRIGRGTGSGRGGTSTRGHKGAGSRSGHKTKIGFEGGQMPLQRRVPKVGFKPINRTEYVGVNLDVLQALAEKHSLTTIDFTALQAHGLASKNDLVKILGRGEVKAKLEITAHAFSATAQKAIEAAGGSIVKL, encoded by the coding sequence TTGTACCTGTTTAGTGAAAGCGAAGGGCAACACAAATTCAAAAAAATGAATTTAAGTAATTTAAAACCTGCAGTAGGTTCTACAAAAAACAGCAAAAGAATTGGTCGTGGTACAGGTTCTGGTCGTGGCGGTACTTCAACTCGTGGTCACAAAGGTGCGGGTTCTCGTTCAGGTCACAAAACCAAAATCGGTTTCGAAGGTGGTCAAATGCCTTTACAACGTCGTGTGCCTAAAGTTGGTTTCAAACCAATCAATCGTACAGAATATGTTGGTGTAAACTTAGATGTTTTACAAGCTTTAGCTGAAAAACACAGCTTAACAACTATCGATTTCACTGCTTTACAAGCACATGGTTTAGCTTCTAAAAACGACTTAGTTAAAATTTTAGGTCGTGGTGAAGTTAAAGCAAAGCTAGAAATTACAGCACATGCGTTCTCTGCAACCGCACAAAAAGCTATTGAAGCTGCAGGTGGTTCTATTGTAAAATTGTAA
- a CDS encoding large subunit ribosomal protein L18 (product_source=KO:K02881; cath_funfam=3.30.420.100; cog=COG0256; ko=KO:K02881; pfam=PF00861; superfamily=53137; tigrfam=TIGR00060), which translates to MAGKKLSRRDRIKKGIRKRLTGSEERPRLSVYRSNKGIYAQVINDVTGKTIASASSLSKDFTGTGNKSDQSVAVGKLVAEKAIAAGVKEVVFDRNGYLYHGRVKSLAEGAREAGLVF; encoded by the coding sequence ATGGCAGGTAAAAAATTATCAAGAAGAGATCGTATTAAAAAAGGGATCAGAAAAAGACTTACCGGTTCGGAAGAACGTCCAAGGTTATCTGTATATAGAAGCAATAAAGGGATTTATGCGCAGGTAATTAACGATGTAACCGGTAAAACAATAGCATCAGCATCATCATTATCGAAAGATTTTACTGGTACTGGAAACAAAAGCGATCAGTCGGTAGCAGTAGGCAAATTAGTTGCCGAAAAAGCAATCGCTGCAGGTGTTAAAGAAGTTGTTTTCGATAGAAATGGCTATTTATACCACGGTCGTGTAAAATCGTTGGCAGAGGGTGCCCGCGAAGCTGGTTTAGTATTTTAA
- a CDS encoding large subunit ribosomal protein L30 (product_source=KO:K02907; cath_funfam=3.30.1390.20; cog=COG1841; ko=KO:K02907; pfam=PF00327; superfamily=55129; tigrfam=TIGR01308), giving the protein MAKIKITQVKSVIDRSERQKRTVQALGLSKMNQSVEVEATPQIIGMVRKVNHLVAIEAI; this is encoded by the coding sequence ATGGCTAAGATCAAAATAACACAAGTAAAAAGCGTTATCGACAGAAGCGAGCGCCAAAAAAGAACCGTTCAGGCTTTGGGTTTATCTAAAATGAACCAAAGTGTTGAGGTTGAAGCTACTCCACAAATTATCGGTATGGTTCGCAAAGTGAACCATTTGGTAGCAATCGAAGCAATCTAG
- a CDS encoding small subunit ribosomal protein S14 (product_source=KO:K02954; cath_funfam=4.10.830.10; cog=COG0199; ko=KO:K02954; pfam=PF00253; superfamily=57716), giving the protein MAKEGVKAREVKRQKLVARYAEKRAVLKAAGDFEGLDKLPKNSSPVRLHNRCKLTGRPRGYMRTFGISRVTFRQMALDGKIPGVKKASW; this is encoded by the coding sequence ATGGCAAAAGAAGGTGTAAAAGCACGCGAAGTTAAGCGCCAAAAATTGGTAGCTAGATACGCTGAAAAACGTGCAGTATTAAAAGCTGCAGGAGATTTCGAGGGTTTAGATAAATTACCTAAAAACTCATCTCCAGTACGTTTACACAACCGTTGTAAATTAACTGGTCGCCCTCGTGGATATATGCGTACCTTTGGTATTTCAAGGGTAACGTTCCGCCAGATGGCACTAGACGGTAAAATACCAGGTGTTAAAAAAGCATCTTGGTAA
- a CDS encoding large subunit ribosomal protein L14 (product_source=KO:K02874; cath_funfam=2.40.150.20; cog=COG0093; ko=KO:K02874; pfam=PF00238; smart=SM01374; superfamily=50193; tigrfam=TIGR01067) — translation MVQQESRLNVADNSGAKEVLVIRVLGGTGKRYASIGDKVVVTVKSALPSGNIKKGTVSKAVVVRTKKEIRRKDGSYIRFDDNAAVLLNAQDEPRGTRIFGPVARELREKQFMKIVSLAPEVL, via the coding sequence ATGGTACAACAGGAATCGAGATTAAACGTTGCTGATAACAGCGGCGCAAAAGAAGTATTGGTAATTCGCGTGCTAGGTGGAACCGGCAAACGTTATGCTTCAATTGGTGATAAAGTAGTTGTTACCGTAAAAAGCGCGTTACCTTCAGGTAACATTAAAAAAGGTACAGTTTCTAAAGCAGTTGTTGTAAGAACTAAAAAAGAAATCCGTCGTAAAGATGGTTCTTATATCCGTTTTGACGATAATGCAGCTGTATTATTGAACGCACAGGATGAGCCAAGAGGTACACGTATCTTTGGCCCGGTTGCGAGAGAACTACGTGAAAAACAATTCATGAAAATTGTATCATTAGCACCGGAGGTATTATAA
- a CDS encoding small subunit ribosomal protein S5 (product_source=KO:K02988; cath_funfam=3.30.160.20,3.30.230.10; cog=COG0098; ko=KO:K02988; pfam=PF00333,PF03719; superfamily=54211,54768; tigrfam=TIGR01021) produces the protein MSTINIKRVKTTDIELKDRLVSIQRVAKVTKGGRTFSFSAIVVVGDENGVVGFGLGKAKEVTEAIAKGVDDAKKNLVKVPILNGTVPHEQIGKFSGGFVLIKPAAVGTGVIAGGAMRAVLESAGVHNVLAKSKGSSNPHNVVKATVDALTKMRDAYTVAQTRGIDLNKVFNG, from the coding sequence ATGTCAACTATTAATATAAAAAGAGTAAAAACCACCGATATCGAATTAAAGGATCGTTTGGTTAGTATACAACGCGTTGCCAAAGTAACCAAAGGTGGCCGTACTTTCAGCTTCTCAGCAATTGTTGTTGTAGGTGATGAAAACGGTGTTGTTGGTTTCGGTTTAGGTAAAGCGAAAGAGGTAACTGAAGCAATCGCTAAAGGTGTGGATGATGCTAAAAAGAACTTGGTAAAAGTTCCAATTTTAAACGGTACTGTTCCTCACGAGCAAATCGGTAAATTCTCAGGTGGTTTTGTTTTAATCAAACCAGCTGCAGTAGGTACCGGAGTAATTGCTGGTGGTGCGATGCGTGCTGTATTAGAGAGTGCTGGCGTGCATAACGTATTGGCAAAATCTAAAGGATCATCTAACCCACACAACGTGGTAAAAGCAACTGTTGATGCATTAACTAAAATGCGTGATGCTTATACAGTAGCTCAAACTCGTGGTATAGATTTAAACAAAGTATTTAACGGATAA
- a CDS encoding small subunit ribosomal protein S8 (product_source=KO:K02994; cath_funfam=3.30.1370.30,3.30.1490.10; cog=COG0096; ko=KO:K02994; pfam=PF00410; superfamily=56047), producing the protein MNTDPIADYLTRVRNAIKANHRVVEIPASNLKKEITKVLFDKGYIANYKFEDTTVQGTIKIALKYNPITKVPAIRTLVRVSKPGLRNYAGVENMPRVLNGLGIAILSTSKGVMTDKEAAKLNIGGEVLCHVY; encoded by the coding sequence ATGAATACAGATCCAATAGCAGATTATTTAACAAGAGTAAGGAATGCCATTAAGGCCAACCACCGTGTTGTAGAAATTCCTGCATCAAACCTTAAAAAAGAAATTACTAAAGTTCTTTTTGACAAAGGTTACATCGCGAACTACAAGTTTGAAGATACTACAGTTCAAGGCACCATTAAAATTGCTTTGAAATACAATCCGATTACTAAAGTTCCTGCTATTCGTACATTAGTGCGAGTAAGTAAACCAGGTTTGAGAAACTATGCTGGTGTTGAAAATATGCCAAGAGTATTAAACGGTTTAGGTATCGCAATCTTATCTACTTCTAAAGGTGTAATGACCGATAAAGAAGCAGCCAAATTAAACATTGGTGGTGAGGTATTGTGTCACGTTTATTAA
- a CDS encoding large subunit ribosomal protein L24 (product_source=KO:K02895; cath_funfam=2.30.30.30; cog=COG0198; ko=KO:K02895; pfam=PF00467,PF17136; smart=SM00739; superfamily=50104; tigrfam=TIGR01079) yields the protein MGNKVNTPSKLKIRTGDLVKVIAGDSKGQQGKVLSVLIDKNRAIVEGINLVSKHTKPNAANPNGGIIKKEAALHISNLMLVDPKSGKATRVGRKLNADGKLVRVAKISGEEIK from the coding sequence ATGGGAAACAAAGTAAATACACCATCAAAACTTAAAATCCGCACAGGAGATTTAGTTAAAGTCATTGCTGGCGATTCAAAAGGTCAACAAGGAAAAGTACTTTCAGTACTTATAGATAAAAACAGAGCCATTGTGGAAGGCATTAACTTAGTATCTAAACATACTAAACCAAATGCTGCTAATCCTAACGGTGGTATTATTAAAAAAGAAGCTGCTCTTCACATTTCTAACTTGATGTTGGTTGATCCAAAATCTGGTAAAGCTACCCGCGTAGGTCGTAAACTTAACGCAGATGGTAAATTAGTTAGAGTTGCTAAAATTTCAGGAGAGGAGATTAAATAA
- a CDS encoding large subunit ribosomal protein L5 (product_source=KO:K02931; cath_funfam=3.30.1440.10; cog=COG0094; ko=KO:K02931; pfam=PF00281,PF00673; superfamily=55282), which translates to MATPRLKSKYKEEVVNALKEKFQYKTVMQVPKLEKICINQGVGRFSVTDKKIMDTTIVELTTITGQQAVPANSKKDISNFKLRKGMPVGVRVTLRDNNMYEFLDRLISVALPRIRDFKGINDKGFDGKGNYTLGVTEQIIFPEINIDKINKILGMDITFVTSAKSDVEALELLKQFGLPFKNQKTAE; encoded by the coding sequence ATGGCTACACCTAGATTAAAAAGCAAATACAAAGAAGAAGTTGTAAATGCACTAAAAGAAAAATTTCAGTACAAAACTGTAATGCAGGTTCCTAAATTGGAAAAAATCTGTATCAATCAGGGTGTTGGTCGTTTTTCTGTTACTGATAAGAAAATTATGGATACCACTATCGTTGAGTTGACTACCATTACTGGTCAGCAAGCGGTTCCGGCTAATTCAAAGAAAGATATCTCTAACTTTAAATTACGTAAAGGTATGCCAGTAGGTGTACGTGTTACGTTACGCGATAACAACATGTACGAGTTCTTAGATCGTTTGATCTCTGTAGCTTTGCCTCGTATCCGTGATTTCAAAGGTATTAACGATAAAGGATTTGATGGAAAAGGTAACTATACATTAGGTGTTACTGAGCAAATCATCTTCCCTGAGATTAATATCGATAAAATCAATAAAATTTTAGGTATGGATATAACTTTCGTAACTTCGGCAAAATCTGACGTTGAGGCGCTTGAGTTATTGAAACAATTCGGATTACCATTTAAAAATCAAAAAACAGCAGAATAA
- a CDS encoding large subunit ribosomal protein L6 (product_source=KO:K02933; cath_funfam=3.90.930.12; cog=COG0097; ko=KO:K02933; pfam=PF00347; smart=SM00322; superfamily=56053; tigrfam=TIGR03654), which produces MSRIGKAPITIPAGVTITVSKDNVVTVKGPKGELTQAVDTDITVSQEDGILTVQRPSEQKKHKALHGLYRSLLNNMVVGVTEGYKLTQELVGVGYRATNQGNTLDLVLGYSHHYVFQLPEEIKVTTSSEKGQTPKIVLESIDKQLIGQVAAKIRSLRAPEPYKGKGIKFVGEVLRRKAGKSASKK; this is translated from the coding sequence ATGTCAAGAATAGGAAAAGCCCCAATTACAATCCCTGCAGGTGTTACAATTACCGTATCAAAAGATAACGTAGTAACTGTAAAAGGTCCTAAAGGTGAATTAACACAAGCAGTTGATACAGATATCACTGTAAGTCAGGAAGACGGAATTTTAACAGTTCAACGTCCTTCAGAACAAAAGAAACACAAAGCATTACACGGTTTATATCGCTCATTGCTTAACAACATGGTTGTTGGTGTTACAGAAGGTTATAAATTAACTCAAGAATTAGTAGGTGTTGGTTACCGTGCTACAAACCAAGGTAACACACTAGATCTAGTTTTAGGTTATTCTCACCACTATGTATTCCAGTTACCAGAAGAGATTAAAGTAACTACATCTTCAGAAAAAGGTCAGACTCCTAAAATCGTTTTAGAAAGTATTGACAAACAATTGATCGGTCAGGTAGCAGCGAAAATCCGTTCGTTACGTGCACCAGAGCCATATAAAGGTAAAGGTATCAAGTTTGTAGGTGAAGTGTTAAGAAGAAAAGCAGGTAAATCAGCATCTAAAAAATAG